The following nucleotide sequence is from Gavia stellata isolate bGavSte3 unplaced genomic scaffold, bGavSte3.hap2 HAP2_SCAFFOLD_1143, whole genome shotgun sequence.
CCCTGAAGCCGGCTCCGCCTTTCTGCTGGAGTGTCCCGCTCCCTTCTGCGCGCAGGCGCGCTAGACCCGGAAGCGGCTCGCCTGGGCGCCGCCATATTGTGCCCGCTCCCTTCCGTACGGCCCGGTGGCGGTaggaggcggcggggcccggcctgGCCCGGCGGCTCCAGCCATGTCGGAGACCTACGGTGGGTCGGGAGGGGGGGAGCCCGGGGGGGGTTGTCGGGGTTGGGGGGGCCCCGTAGGGAGCGGGGGGCCCAGTGGGCCTACGTCTGGATGGGGGGGTGGGGTCTGTGGGGCCCTATAGGGGATCTGTGGGGCCCTATAGGGGATCTGTGGGCCCTATAGGGGATCTGTGGGCCCTATAGGGGATCTGTGGGGCCCTATAGGGAGCGTTTGTGGGGCCCTGTGTGGGATGGAGGGCCTGTGGGGAGTGTGTGGGGCCCCTCTGTGGGGTGGAGGGTGTCCGTGGGGCCCTGTGTGGGATGGAGGCCCTATAGAGAGGGTCTGTGGGGCCCTGTGTGGGATGGAGGCCCTGTGGGGAGTGTGTGGGGCCCCTCTGTGGGGTGGAGGGTGTCCGTGGGGCCCTGGGTGGGATGGAGGCCCCATAGAGAGCGTGTGGAGCCCCTGTGTGGGATGGGCGGGGGTCTGTTTGCCCCTGTGGGCCCTATAGAGAGTGTGTGGGGCCCTATAGGGGCTGTGTGGGGCCCCTGTGTGGGATGGAGGCCCTATAGAGAGGGTCTGTGGGGCCCTGTGTGGGATGGAGGCCCTATAGGGAGGGTCTGTGGGGCCCTGTGTGGGATGGAGGCCCTATAGGGAGGGTCTGTGGGGCCCTGTGTGGGATGGGTGGGGGTCTGTTTGCCCCTGTGGGCCCTATAGCGACTGTGTGGGGCCCCTGTGTGGGATGGGGGGGTGTCTGTAGGGCCCTATGTGGGATGAAGGGGTGCCTGTGGGCCCTATAGGGAGGGTCCGTGGGGCCCTGTGTGGGATGGGCGGGGGTCTGTTTGCCCCTGTGGGCCCTATAGCGACTGTGTGGGGCCCTATAGCGACTGTGTGGGGCCCTATAGCGACTGTGTGGGGCCCTATAGGGACTGTGTGGGGCCCCTGTGTGGGATGGAGGCCCTATAGAGAGGGTCTGTGGGGCCCTGTGTGGGATGGAGGCCCTATAGGGAGGGTCTGTGGGGCCCTGTGTGGGATGGAGGCCCTATAGAGAGGGTCTGTGGGGCCCTGTGTGGGATGGGCGGGGGTCTGTTTGCCCCTGTGGGCCCTATAGGGACTGTGTGGGGCCCTATAGGGACTGTGTGGGGCCCCTGTGTGGGATGGAGGCCCTATAGGGAGGGTCTGTGGGGCCCTGTGTGGGTTGGAGGCCTATAGGGAGGGTCTGTGGGGCCCTGTGTGGGATGGAGGCCCTATAGGGAGTGTGTGGGGACCCTGTGTGGGATGGGGGGGCGTCTGTGTGTCGCTATGTGGGATGGGGCGGAGTCCGTGGGACCCTATAGGGTGTCTGTGGGCCCTATAGAGAGGGTTTATGGGGCCCTGTGTGGGATGGGGGCCCTATAGGGGGTCTGGGGGGCCTCTGTGTGGGATGAGGGAGGGTCTGTGAGCCCTATAGGGAGTGTCTATGGGGCGCTGTGTGGGATGGAAGCCCTATAGGGATTCCGTGGGGCCCTATGTGGGATGCGGGGGGTCTGAGGTCCCTATGGGGAGCGTGTGGGGCCCTTGTGCATGATagtggggggtgtggggggccCTATGGGGCGTCTGGGGGCCCTATAGAGAGGGTTTGCAAAGCTCTGCGTGGGATGGGAGCCCTATAGGGAGCGCGTGGGGCTGTTGTGTGGGATGGGGAGATATCTATAGGGCCCTATAGGGGTCTGGGGGCCCctgtgtggggtggggggggcccTACTGGGAggcggagcggagcagagcgGGGACGGCTCTTCCCGGCACCCCCTGTCCCGCCGCTCCTTAACGTGCCGCGACCCTAAACCcgccattattattattattaattattaatattattttttgtattttcttccagatttcCTCTTCAAGTTCCTCGTGATAGGGAGCGCCGGCACGGGGAAGTCCTGCTCCTCCATCAATTCATCGAAAATAAATGTAAGTGGGTTTCTTTTGGGTTTTATCGCTGCCGCGCCGCGTCTCTCCCGACCAGATTCATTTCTCGGGCTGCGGAAAACGCCGCTGAAATATTTCTGCGTGAGACTTTTTACCAGcggaaagaagaaaatgaggatttctcttttttttattcacctTCCGGAGCTTCGACCCTTTCTCGCCGCGCCCAGCGCCGGCAAAGATCTCTTACGCTTCGGTGGACGAACGGAGCTTTGCCGCGAAACGCTGAGATTTTGTGTGTCTATTTTCCTTAAACCTTCGATTTTCCGTTGTTCTGGGGCGGAGGGAGGCTTGGTTGGAAGCGGAACGCCAAACCCTCCTCCTCGGCGCTTTGCGGGTTTAATTTCACGTCTGCCGGCGCGCTCCCGGCTTCCTCCGCGCTCGCGAAATTGTCTCGGAACGAGCCGGAACGATCCGGGCGGCAAAGGCGTGCCGGAATGCGGCGGGGTTCACCCGAAAAGCCGAGATTGACCGGGTTGGGGTGGAGAgaagctcttttttcttccGCAGCCGGCCGGTAGCGCATGGGACACCTCTCGTTTCCGCAGTCAAACAGGATTCCAACCACACCATCGGGGTGGAATTCGGTTCCAAGGTCGTCAACGTCGGCGGGAAGACGGTGAAGTTGCAGATTTGGGATACGGCCGGGCAGGAGAGGTTCAGGTAAAGCGGGAAAAAACCGAATCCCACGGCAAACGCTCGCCTTCGGCGTTCCCCTGCCTTTTTGGGCTTCGTTTTCGTAATTATTTAAATCCCTCGACGTCTTTTTCCGGGCCCAAAACCCGAGCGCGGGATTCGAGgcgccgcgggcggcggcgaTCCCTTCCCTAGTCCTGCTAGCCACCCCCTTCCCGGCCACGCCGCCGGCTCGTCTTCGGCCGATCCTTTCCCGGCCGCTCTTCCCCGAACCCGTGGGGTTGTTGCGActcttcatcctcctcttcctcctcaggtCGGTGACTAGAAGCTACTACCGGGGCGCAGCCGGCGCGCTGCTCGTGTACGATATCACCAGGTGGGTCGCGGGATCGGTATCACCGGGATCGGTATCACCGGGATCGCCCCGTCCTCGTGCTGCGGGGGGGAAACGTGGGGCTCAGCACACGTCCCCCCcactcttcctcttcctcttcgCCCGCCCCGATCCAGCCGGGAGACCTACAACGCGCTGACCAACTGGCTGACGGACGCCCGCACCCTCGCCAGCCCCAACATCGTCATCATCCTCTGCGGCAACAAGAAGGATTTGGACGCCGACCGGGAAGTGACGTTCCTGGAAGCTTCGCGTTTCGCCCAGGAGAACGGTGAGGGAGGCGGGGAGGAAGGCTGGCTCGCGCGCGGGTAACGAGGGTGGAGGTAACGAGCCCTTTCCTGTTCCCAGAGCTGATGTTCCTGGAGACCAGCGCCCTGACGGGAGAGAACGTGGAAGAAGCTTTCCTGAAGTGCGCCAGGACCATATTAAACAAAATCGAATCGGGTACGGCGGCTCTCATTCGGCTTTTCcggggtggggatggagggTTTGGATCCCGGGGATGGAGGGTTTGGATCCCGGGGATGGAGGGTTTGGATCCCGGGGACGGAGGGTTTGGATGCTCAGTGAAGTTTTGGATCCCGGGGATGGAGCTTTGGGATGCTCGGTGGAGTTTTGGGTCCCGAGCATGGAGGATTTGGGATGCTCGGTGGGGTTTTGGATCCCGAGGACGGAGGTTTTGGATCCTCAGTGAAGTTTGGATCCCGGAGGCAGAGGTTTCGGATTCTCAGTAAAGTTTTGGATCCTGGGGACGGAGGTTTGGGATCGTCGGTGGGGTTTTGGATCCTGGGGACGGAGATTTTGGATCTTTGTGGAGTTTTAGATCCCAGAAACAGAAGTTTCAGATCCTTGGTGGAGTTTTGGATCCTGGGGATGGAGGTTTGGGACCCAGGGATGGAGGTTTGGGATCCTCGGTGGGGTTTTGGGTCCTGGGGATGGAGAGTCTGGATCGTCAGTGAAATTTTGGATCCTGAGGATGGAGCTTTTGGATCTTCGGTGGAGTTTTAGATTCCAGGAACAGAAGTTTCAGATCCTTGGTGGAGTTTTGCATCCTGGGGATGGAGGGTCGGGATCCTCGGTGGGGTTTTGGATCCAGGGGATGGAAATTTTGGATCTTCAGTGGAGTTTTAGATCCCAGGAACAAAAGTTTCAGATCCTTGGTGGAGTTTTGGATCCCAGGGATGGAGGTTTTGGATCCTCGGTGGGGTTTTGGATCCCGGGGACGGAGGGTCGGGATCCTCAGTGGGGGTTTTGGGTCCTGGGGATGGAGAGTCTGGATCCTCAGTGAAATTTTGGATCCTGAGGATGGAGGTTTTGGATCTTTGTGGAGTTTTAGATCCCAAGAACAGAAGTTTCAGATCTTTGGTGGAGTTTTGGATCCTGGGGATGGAGGTTTTGGATCCTCAGTGGGGTTTTGGATCTTGGAGATGGAGGGTCGGGATCCTCAGTGGGGTTTTGGGTCCCGAGGACGGAGAGTTTGGATCCTCGGTGGGGTTTTGGATCCCGGGGACGGAGCTTTTGGATCCTCGGTGGGGTTTTGGGTCCCGGGGACGGAGCTTTTGGATCCTCGGTGGGGTTTTGGGTCCCGGGGACGGAGCTTTTGGATCCTCGGTGGGGTTTTGGGTCCCGGGGACGGAGCTTTTGGATCCTCGGTGGGGTTTTGGGTCCCGGGGACGGAGCTTTTGGATCCTCGGTGGCGTTTTGGATCCCGGGGACGGAGGTCCGGGATCCTCGGTGGCGTTTTGGGTCCCGGGGACGGAGGTCCGGGATCCTTGGTGGCGTTTTGGGTCCCGGGGACGGAGGTCCGGGATCCTTGGTGGCGTTTTGGGTCCCGGGGACGGAGGTCCGGGATCCTCGGTGGCGTTTTGGGTCCCGGGGACGGAGGTCCGGGATCCTCGGTGGCGTTTTGGGTCCCGGGGACGGAGCTTTTGGATCCTCGGTGGCGTTTTGGGTCCCGGGGACGGAGCTTTTGGATCCTCGGTGGGGTTTTGGGTCCCGGGACGGAGCTTTTGGATCCTCGGTGGGGTTTTGGGTCCCGGGGACGGAGGTCCGGATCCTCGGTGGCGTTTTGGGTCCTGGGGACGGAGGTCCGGGATCCTCGGTGGCGTTTTGGGTCCCCAGGTCGCTAACTGTATGGGATCCCTGGTAGAGGTTTGAGTTCCAGGACAGAGCTTTTAGATCCCCGACAGAGAGTTTTGGATCCTGCCGGAGCATTTTGGATCCCGCCGGAGCTTTGagtccttcccttctccctcctcccggAATTTTTCCCTCCCCGCAGGTGAACTCGACCCGGAGCGGATGGGCTCAGGGATCCAGTACGGAGACGCCTCCCTTCGCCAGCTgcgccagccccgggggggcccggcccaGAGCCGGCAGCAGTGCGGTTGCTGAACCCCCAAGGTGAGACCCCCCCGCACCGGCAAAGGGGGGGGGCACTTcccgccccccgcctcccccccgccgcgggaGAAGGGGTCCGGCACTTCCctaaaaaccttttttctctcttttttttcccacttttcctCTATTCCCCACCACCAGGACCACGTGCCTCGCTCGCCGAGCCCCCCCCAGCTTCCCCAGGAGCCCCCCAGGACCCCTCTCCCtctgcgccccccccccccaaaaagccCCCGTGGACTCTCAAATTCACCTCCGTGGCCACCGTCTTGTTTTGATTGTATTTAACCCAGGGGGCTTCTCCCAAAGCCCCCCACCCGCTGCTcgtgcccccccccgcctcgcGTGGCCCCCCCATCCCCGAGCAGGTTGGGTTCTATTCAGCTTATTTAAACAAACCCCCCCCCGAACCTCCCGGGTGCTACCGgcagtgttttggggggggtaTGTGTGCCTGAATGAAAGGGGGGTCCCCACCTCACcctggggggggcacagcccccCCACGCTGTGGCTGGGAGGGGTGGCTCGTCCCCAAGCGCTgtggggccggggaggggggggtgtccctgccGCGCCCCcccattttgcctttttttttgtgtgtgtgtgtgatttattttgcatttccacttcccccccaccctggaGAAAaagtgtgggggtttttttttggggggggggcacacatAGGATGTCATTAACCCCCCCACCGCCACTTAaagtcgggggggggggacacacacacggGGACTTCACCTGCGCTGGAAGCCGCTCGCCTCTCCCCGGACCCCCCCTCGCCTCCTCCCCGCAACGAGCCCCTGGGGGGGGGTGATTTGGGTGGGGGGGGCCCAGGTACCCACGGGGGGGGCTCTGATCCCCCCCCTCATTGGGGACAGCTCCGTCCCAggcccccaccccggggtgggggggtcgcgtttctttttgcttctcctCGTGTTATTTATTGCACTTGCCgggggggggtcctggtggggggggggccggggctgcgtCCCCtcaatcccccccccccaaaaag
It contains:
- the LOC132321693 gene encoding LOW QUALITY PROTEIN: ras-related protein Rab-4B-like (The sequence of the model RefSeq protein was modified relative to this genomic sequence to represent the inferred CDS: inserted 1 base in 1 codon), with translation MSETYDFLFKFLVIGSAGTGKSCXLHQFIENKFKQDSNHTIGVEFGSKVVNVGGKTVKLQIWDTAGQERFRSVTRSYYRGAAGALLVYDITSRETYNALTNWLTDARTLASPNIVIILCGNKKDLDADREVTFLEASRFAQENELMFLETSALTGENVEEAFLKCARTILNKIESGELDPERMGSGIQYGDASLRQLRQPRGGPAQSRQQCGC